A single Oncorhynchus mykiss isolate Arlee chromosome 24, USDA_OmykA_1.1, whole genome shotgun sequence DNA region contains:
- the or112-1 gene encoding olfactory receptor 51E2: MTTLTFYLVFFCFSSQFVGNTQSVMIEEFQGFNFSHNGFIFVGFPVIYEYRRLLSLPFLTTYILVLVGNSLLIYVIRIMESLHSPMYILICGLATVDIVVATVIIPNMLLSFLFDWNDISLASCLTQMFFTHFLSSVESTILLAMALDRYVAICYPLHYARILNPATFLRLLLFTVIRSGSIMFVLVALAGSLSFCGSNVINHCYCDHMALVSLACGNTDKNNAIGLAVIICFVGIDICVIVFSYVKILNVVLRRAAGEDRRKAFHTCGTHLIVIMCFYLIGTVTFLSRNLNIQIPTDINTFLGVMYIVLPASVNPIIYGVRTKEIRNRILKMFNTRVNRELTVQVATVEM; encoded by the coding sequence ATGACAACATTGACATTTTACCtcgtgtttttttgtttttcctctcaaTTCGTTGGCAACACTCAAAGTGTAATGATCGAAGAATTCCAGGGATTCAATTTTTCACACAACGGGTTCATCTTTGTGGGATTCCCAGTGATCTACGAGTACAGACGACTACTCTCCTTACCGTTTCTCACCACCTACATTTTAGTCCTGGTGGGAAATTCTTTGTTGATCTACGTGATTAGAATTATGGAGAGCCTCCACAGCCCCATGTACATATTAATATGTGGTTTGGCGACGGTGGACATAGTGGTGGCTACAGTCATTATCCCCAACATGCTGCTCAGCTTTCTGTTTGACTGGAATGACATCTCATTGGCCAGCTGTTTGACTCAGATGTTTTTCACTCACTTCCTGTCGTCGGTAGAGTCGACTATCCTCCTGGCCATGGCTCTGGACCGCTATGTGGCGATCTGCTACCCTTTGCACTACGCTCGTATCCTCAACCCTGCCACGTTTctcagactgttactgttcacTGTTATAAGGAGTGGTTCTATCATGTTTGTACTAGTTGCGCTCGCCGGTTCTCTGTCTTTCTGTGGTTCCAATGTCATCAACCACTGCTACTGTGACCACATGGCCCTGGTTAGTCTAGCATGTGGTAACACGGACAAGAATAATGCGATAGGATTGGCTGTGATTATCTGTTTTGTGGGGATTGATATTTGCGTCATTGTTTTCTCCTACGTGAAGATTCTGAACGTGGTGTTGCGCAGAGCAGCAGGGGAGGATAGACGGAAAGCGTTCCACACGTGTGGCACCCACCTGATAGTGATCATGTGTTTTTATTTGATTGGCACCGTCACTTTTCTGTCACGGAATCTGAATATTCAAATTCCAACTGATATCAATACTTTTCTAGGAGTGATGTATATTGTTTTGCCAGCGAGTGTCAATCCAATAATCTATGGAGTCCGGACAAAGGAAATACGAAATCGTATTTTGAAAATGTTCAACACAAGAGTAAACAGAGAATTGACTGTTCAGGTTGCTACTGTAGAAATGTGA
- the LOC110503430 gene encoding olfactory receptor 52D1-like, with amino-acid sequence MKVQYNFFLQQTVILVKVCFLCDSSIVVTCGSEVGMESSPSNVSHQTLYLNGFGSLLHYRPLLFAPLCLVFVYSLVANSALILVITKQHTLHAPMYILIGAISALGIAVPVMFVPRTLVSFLSNINLISREECLVQMFCIHYCACFQSTILLGMAIDRYVAICLPLRYNDYINVTHSLIFNAVFVIRNTVVIIVMVGLIIPLKFCKSNTMYHCFCEHTSVVSLACGNVSRNYIAGIVAFCIPTTDCIFIVYSYVLIFMAILKSPSGDSRQKAINTCSTHIMVICVAYLSAMTAFIGYRVNAVPPDFRVFISLMYLLVPGCFNPVIYGYRTKEIRVHLLKYFTCNKIDL; translated from the coding sequence ATGAAGGTACAATATAACTTCTTCTTGCAACAAACTGTCATTCTAGTGAAAGTGTGTTTTCTTTGTGATTCATCCATCGTAGTGACTTGTGGTTCTGAGGTTGGCATGGAAAGCTCCCCAAGCAACGTCTCTCACCAAACCCTCTACCTGAATGGATTCGGCAGTCTTCTACACTATCGTCCTCTTCTCTTCGCCCCTCTCTGTTTGGTTTTTGTTTACTCTCTAGTTGCTAACTCTGCTCTTATTCTAGTGATTACCAAACAACACACGTTACACGCTCCTATGTATATCCTTATAGGAGCCATATCGGCTCTGGGCATTGCTGTGCCTGTGATGTTTGTACCCAGGACGCTGGTTAGTTTCCTATCTAACATTAACTTGATTTCCAGAGAGGAATGTCTTGTTCAGATGTTTTGCATTCATTACTGTGCCTGTTTTCAATCCACTATCTTACTGGGGATGGCTATAGATCGTTACGTCGCTATCTGTCTTCCTCTGAGATACAACGACTATATCAACGTGACTCATTCTCTTATTTTCAACGCAGTGTTTGTGATTCGAAACACTGTTGTGATTATTGTGATGGTTGGTTTGATAATACCGCTTAAATTTTGCAAGTCCAATACGATGTACCATTGCTTTTGTGAGCACACATCAGTGGTAAGTCTGGCTTGTGGTAACGTTTCCAGAAACTACATTGCCGGTATAGTGGCCTTCTGCATACCGACTACCGACTGTATATTCATAGTGTATTCCTATGTGCTCATCTTTATGGCTATATTGAAATCACCATCAGGAGATTCGCGGCAGAAGGCCATTAATACCTGCAGTACTCATATCATGGTTATTTGTGTTGCTTATTTAAGTGCAATGACAGCGTTCATTGGCTATAGGGTGAACGCTGTCCCTCCTGATTTCCGCGTGTTTATTAGTCTGATGTATCTTCTAGTTCCTGGCTGTTTTAATCCTGTCATATACGGTTATAGAACTAAAGAGATTAGAGTTCACTTGCTTAAGTATTTTACATGTAATAAAATAGACTTGTGA